One Methanolinea sp. DNA window includes the following coding sequences:
- a CDS encoding nuclear transport factor 2 family protein, translating to MTAGNHATTDEEEIWALENEYFSSLYRADYDGVLSLLDSRFLGWPDGRDTPVDYNMSARFMRNLVTSPVPCTLVIDRKGIRISGDTALTQYTLNVTWSSIDGTPVGKSSAITHTWIREGGRWRLLGGMSRDVPAPE from the coding sequence ATGACCGCGGGAAACCATGCAACAACGGACGAAGAGGAAATCTGGGCACTCGAGAACGAGTACTTCTCCAGCCTCTACAGGGCAGACTACGATGGGGTTCTCTCGCTCCTCGACAGCAGGTTCCTCGGGTGGCCTGATGGACGTGACACGCCCGTCGATTACAACATGAGCGCCCGTTTCATGAGGAATCTCGTGACAAGCCCTGTCCCCTGTACCCTCGTCATAGACCGGAAGGGGATCCGGATTTCGGGGGATACAGCACTCACCCAGTATACCCTCAATGTCACGTGGAGTAGCATTGATGGGACACCCGTCGGGAAATCCTCGGCGATTACCCACACGTGGATAAGGGAGGGGGGCAGGTGGAGGCTCCTTGGGGGGATGAGCAGGGACGTCCCGGCCCCGGAGTAA
- a CDS encoding ferredoxin-thioredoxin reductase catalytic domain-containing protein: protein MEEKIRSWASSYARQKGWILNPDKKALDIVIRGLSRNCKKFGRPYCPCRLRSGDPEKDRDIECPCIYHADEIRDEGNCHCRLFYRPD, encoded by the coding sequence ATCGAGGAGAAGATCCGCTCGTGGGCATCTTCGTACGCGAGGCAGAAGGGCTGGATCCTCAACCCGGACAAGAAGGCCCTCGACATCGTCATCAGGGGACTTTCCCGCAATTGCAAGAAATTCGGCAGGCCCTACTGCCCGTGCCGGTTGCGCAGTGGCGACCCCGAGAAAGACAGGGATATCGAGTGCCCCTGCATCTACCACGCGGACGAGATAAGGGACGAGGGGAACTGCCACTGCAGGCTGTTCTACCGGCCGGACTGA
- a CDS encoding permease, translated as MIDAIAGPVSLGWETLAEYLQEHVVTCLVPAFFIAGAIATFVRKEAILKYFSPDAPKTVAYGLASVSGTILAVCSCTILPMFAGLYKRGSGIGPATTFLYAGPAINVLAIVYTAKVLGLDLGIARAVFAVAMSIVIGLVMAASFRSHDDETRERLKAMPSVPAGEKAGRPAWAVPLFFVLLVGILVTATAKADWTVKFPVIYAMTLAVACLLIYFFGRDEVTEWGYETWDLARKIFPILIAGTFSLGMLAYFLPPETFRPFFGDNSVSSTLLAAIVGTILYMPTLLEVPIIGTTFGYTGGVMAGGPALSLLLSGPSVSLPSLLVLSRVMGVRKTATYAVLVIFISALAGFVYGLFMW; from the coding sequence ATGATTGACGCCATCGCCGGTCCGGTCTCCCTCGGCTGGGAGACGCTCGCCGAGTACCTGCAGGAGCACGTCGTCACGTGCCTCGTGCCCGCGTTCTTCATCGCGGGGGCGATTGCCACCTTCGTCAGGAAGGAGGCCATCCTGAAGTACTTCAGCCCCGACGCGCCGAAAACGGTCGCCTACGGGCTCGCATCGGTCTCGGGGACGATCCTCGCGGTCTGCTCGTGCACGATCCTCCCCATGTTCGCGGGCCTCTACAAGCGGGGGAGCGGTATCGGGCCGGCGACCACGTTCCTCTACGCCGGTCCGGCCATCAACGTCCTCGCCATCGTCTACACGGCAAAGGTGCTCGGCCTTGACCTCGGCATCGCGCGCGCGGTCTTCGCCGTCGCGATGTCCATCGTCATCGGGCTCGTCATGGCCGCGTCTTTCCGCTCCCACGACGACGAGACGAGGGAGAGGCTGAAGGCCATGCCTTCCGTTCCGGCCGGCGAGAAGGCAGGACGGCCCGCGTGGGCGGTCCCCCTCTTCTTCGTCCTGCTCGTGGGAATCCTCGTCACCGCGACGGCGAAGGCGGACTGGACGGTCAAGTTCCCGGTTATCTACGCCATGACCCTCGCGGTCGCGTGCCTCCTCATCTACTTCTTCGGGCGGGACGAGGTCACCGAGTGGGGATACGAGACGTGGGATCTGGCGAGGAAGATCTTCCCCATCCTGATCGCAGGGACGTTCTCCCTCGGGATGCTCGCCTACTTCCTCCCTCCAGAGACATTCCGGCCGTTCTTCGGGGACAACTCGGTCTCTTCCACGCTCCTTGCCGCCATCGTGGGGACGATCCTCTACATGCCGACGCTCCTTGAGGTCCCCATCATCGGGACGACGTTTGGATACACGGGTGGGGTGATGGCGGGGGGACCGGCGCTCTCCCTCCTCCTCTCGGGACCGAGTGTCAGCCTCCCCTCGCTCCTCGTCCTCTCGCGGGTCATGGGGGTGAGAAAAACGGCCACCTACGCTGTCCTTGTGATTTTTATTTCGGCACTTGCAGGTTTTGTCTACGGGCTGTTCATGTGGTGA
- a CDS encoding thioredoxin family protein has translation MKIEVLGTGCMKCRRLAKNVEQAVAELGIDAEIQKVEDIAAIMERGVMLTPALIVDGELKVSGRVADVKELKEILKG, from the coding sequence ATGAAGATCGAAGTCCTTGGTACAGGGTGCATGAAGTGCAGGAGGCTCGCAAAGAACGTCGAACAGGCAGTCGCAGAACTTGGGATCGACGCAGAGATCCAGAAGGTGGAGGACATCGCCGCGATCATGGAGAGGGGGGTCATGCTCACCCCGGCACTGATCGTCGACGGCGAACTGAAGGTCTCCGGCCGCGTTGCCGATGTGAAAGAACTGAAGGAGATATTGAAGGGATGA
- a CDS encoding putative zinc-binding protein: MSETMEGETKCVCGGPGIAEGGKKRVLFTCSGGSSTGQIANHAAVRLAQEGFGIMVCIAGVPFRAPPVMEKLAQGEAIVVLDGCPVACARKVLEMQGIRADQHIVVTDLGIKKTKELIPAEEEIEKVVDAAWRGQGEL, translated from the coding sequence ATGAGTGAGACGATGGAAGGAGAAACGAAATGCGTCTGCGGTGGACCGGGCATTGCAGAGGGCGGGAAGAAGAGGGTCCTCTTCACGTGCTCCGGGGGTTCGAGTACCGGGCAGATCGCGAACCACGCGGCGGTCCGGCTGGCACAGGAAGGTTTTGGCATCATGGTGTGCATCGCGGGAGTTCCCTTCCGCGCGCCACCCGTCATGGAGAAGCTCGCGCAGGGGGAGGCGATCGTCGTCCTCGACGGCTGCCCGGTGGCATGTGCCCGCAAGGTGCTCGAGATGCAGGGTATCCGCGCCGACCAGCACATCGTCGTGACGGACCTAGGGATCAAGAAGACGAAAGAGCTCATTCCGGCCGAGGAGGAGATCGAGAAGGTCGTTGATGCGGCGTGGAGGGGGCAAGGAGAATTATAA
- the arsB gene encoding ACR3 family arsenite efflux transporter, which yields MGTFEKYLTVWVALCILAGIGLGAVAPGVAVALDSFSVYHVSIPIAIALFFMMYPIMVKIDFAEVVKAARTPKPVAMTLFINWAIKPFTMYFIATLFLGSIFVSLIPGTEVLADGSTVDLWRSYVAGCILLGIAPCTAMVLVWSYLARGNDGLTLVMVAINSITMLVLYAPLGGFLLGVNAMPIPWETILLSVAMYVGLPLLAGYFTRKWIIRRKGMAWFETKFLHLLTPVAIVALLGTLVLLFTFKGNVIVENPLTILWIAIPLFIQTMCIFSLGYFALARWLTLPYRDAAPAAMIGASNHFEVAIATATVLFGLSSGAALATVVGVLIEVPVMLLLVEICLRTRGLFRDEPE from the coding sequence TTGGGTACCTTTGAGAAGTATCTCACGGTGTGGGTCGCGCTCTGCATCCTCGCAGGGATCGGTCTTGGTGCGGTTGCTCCCGGTGTTGCAGTGGCACTCGATTCATTTTCTGTCTACCACGTCTCCATCCCTATCGCAATAGCCCTCTTCTTCATGATGTACCCCATCATGGTGAAGATCGACTTTGCCGAGGTAGTCAAGGCCGCCCGTACCCCCAAGCCCGTGGCAATGACCCTCTTCATCAATTGGGCGATAAAGCCATTCACGATGTACTTCATCGCGACGTTGTTCCTTGGTTCCATATTCGTCTCCCTCATACCCGGGACTGAGGTGCTCGCAGACGGGAGTACGGTCGATCTCTGGAGGAGTTACGTCGCGGGGTGTATCCTGCTTGGCATCGCGCCGTGCACCGCGATGGTCCTCGTGTGGAGCTACCTCGCGCGGGGAAATGACGGCCTCACCCTCGTGATGGTTGCAATCAACTCGATCACAATGCTCGTTCTCTACGCCCCGCTCGGCGGATTCCTCCTCGGCGTGAACGCGATGCCGATCCCGTGGGAGACAATACTCCTCTCCGTTGCCATGTACGTCGGTCTCCCCCTCCTCGCCGGGTACTTTACGAGGAAGTGGATCATCCGGCGGAAGGGAATGGCGTGGTTCGAGACGAAGTTCCTCCACCTGCTCACGCCGGTCGCGATAGTTGCACTCCTCGGGACACTTGTCCTCCTCTTTACCTTCAAGGGGAACGTCATCGTCGAGAACCCGCTCACCATACTCTGGATTGCAATCCCCCTCTTCATCCAGACCATGTGCATCTTCTCGCTCGGGTACTTTGCCCTCGCCCGCTGGCTGACGCTTCCCTACCGCGATGCTGCACCGGCCGCGATGATCGGGGCATCGAACCACTTCGAGGTCGCCATCGCCACGGCGACGGTTCTCTTCGGCCTCTCCTCCGGGGCAGCGCTCGCGACAGTCGTGGGGGTTCTCATCGAGGTGCCCGTGATGCTCCTGCTCGTGGAGATATGCCTCCGGACGAGGGGTCTTTTCAGGGACGAGCCGGAATAA
- a CDS encoding MFS transporter produces MSRREDHGKDTAERRAILLIAVLTSFLTPFMISSVNIAIPDIGSEFGADAVLLGWIPTSYILASAIILIPVGRLADIHGMRRVFFPGIVIFTLSSLLCALSSSTPMLIGLRVLQGIGNAMVYSTAVAALTAVYPPGKRGMVLGLSVAATYTGLSLGPVLGGILTWNFGWRSTFLAVIPVSVAIILLLLKNGHEWTEPFPERFDLAGSILYGFSLLCLIYGLSLLPETPGFAITALCIPLGAAFVLWERRTESPIIRIDLFLSNRVFSFSSIATMINYSATFATSFLLALYLQYVRGLDPQTAGIILAAQPVVQAAFSPAAGRLSDRVEPGVIASAGMGVTVVGLALLSLLSEETPIPFLVSALVVLGVGFALFSSPNTNAVMSSVGREFLGIASATVATARQVGMMLSLGITMVIFAVVIGRVQVTPDVHAQLLASIKVAFTLFAVLCAAGIYFSLSRGNVREGGKSG; encoded by the coding sequence ATGAGTAGGAGAGAGGATCACGGAAAGGATACTGCGGAGAGGCGGGCCATCCTCCTCATCGCGGTACTCACGTCGTTCCTCACGCCCTTCATGATATCGTCCGTCAACATCGCCATCCCTGACATCGGCTCTGAATTCGGCGCGGACGCGGTGCTCCTCGGGTGGATCCCCACCTCCTACATCCTCGCATCGGCCATCATCCTCATCCCCGTGGGCAGGCTCGCCGACATCCACGGCATGCGGCGGGTCTTCTTCCCCGGCATCGTCATCTTCACCCTCTCGTCCCTCCTCTGCGCGCTGTCCTCATCCACCCCCATGCTCATCGGCCTCCGGGTGCTGCAGGGGATAGGGAATGCCATGGTCTATTCGACCGCGGTCGCCGCGCTCACGGCGGTCTATCCCCCGGGGAAGAGGGGGATGGTGCTCGGGCTGAGCGTCGCGGCCACGTACACCGGGCTCTCGCTCGGGCCGGTCCTCGGGGGGATCCTCACGTGGAATTTCGGGTGGCGGAGCACTTTCCTCGCGGTAATCCCGGTATCGGTGGCGATCATCCTCCTCCTCCTGAAGAACGGCCACGAGTGGACCGAACCCTTCCCGGAGAGGTTCGACCTCGCCGGGTCTATCCTGTACGGGTTCTCGCTCCTCTGCCTCATCTACGGGCTCTCTCTCCTCCCCGAGACACCGGGCTTTGCCATCACCGCGTTGTGCATCCCCCTCGGTGCGGCGTTCGTCCTCTGGGAGAGGCGAACGGAGAGCCCGATCATCAGGATCGACCTTTTCCTGAGCAACCGTGTCTTCTCGTTCTCGAGCATCGCGACCATGATCAATTACTCAGCCACCTTCGCGACCAGCTTCCTCCTCGCCCTCTACCTGCAGTACGTGAGGGGTCTGGACCCGCAGACCGCGGGGATCATCCTCGCGGCGCAGCCGGTCGTGCAGGCGGCATTCTCCCCCGCGGCCGGCCGGCTCTCAGACCGCGTGGAACCCGGCGTGATCGCGTCCGCGGGGATGGGCGTGACCGTGGTTGGCCTCGCCCTGCTCTCCCTCCTTTCAGAAGAGACCCCCATCCCCTTCCTCGTGTCTGCCCTCGTCGTCCTCGGTGTAGGGTTTGCACTCTTCTCTTCGCCCAACACCAACGCTGTCATGAGCTCCGTGGGACGGGAATTCCTCGGGATCGCGTCGGCGACCGTTGCAACCGCCCGGCAGGTCGGGATGATGCTCTCCCTCGGCATCACCATGGTCATCTTCGCGGTGGTTATCGGCCGGGTACAGGTGACTCCCGACGTGCACGCGCAGCTCCTCGCGAGCATCAAGGTCGCATTCACGCTGTTTGCGGTCCTCTGCGCGGCCGGGATCTACTTCTCCCTCTCCCGTGGGAATGTCCGGGAGGGGGGCAAATCCGGGTGA
- a CDS encoding MATE family efflux transporter gives MGTTAGETADGTRRAFDEEVTRGVTILLGDPEVAVRKLAGPMIVAMLLVAVYNLADAVWVSGLGSDALAGVGFVTPLFMILMGLSNGLGAGATSVVARCIGARDREGADNAASHAILTAFLVSAVLTVVFVLFLRPIVVFLGAGPVTDISVEYGQIVFLGTVFFLVVQMAYAVLRAEGDTKRTMHAIAISSVLNIVLDPVLIYWAGLGVAGAAIATVISIASVLVVLAYWFLVKRDTFVNLKVRGFSPDVRIFRSILGVGIPASIEYLLLSLMSLSINRILVAIAGTDAVAVYTSGWRIVMFAIVPLIGIAVSVIAVAGAAYGAREFEKIRTVHRYSIRIGIAIGLVTALLTYMLAPQITALFTYSPGSAHLSPDFILFFHTMCLFYPFIPLGMFSAAVFQGTGHGVTSLVISLLRTIAFIVLFAYTLGLVLSLGELGVYLGIVAGNITGGLVGYLWAGVFIGRLVRTG, from the coding sequence GTGGGCACGACGGCGGGTGAGACCGCGGACGGGACCCGTCGCGCCTTCGACGAGGAGGTGACGAGGGGGGTGACCATCCTCCTCGGCGACCCGGAGGTCGCCGTCAGGAAGCTCGCCGGGCCGATGATCGTGGCCATGCTCCTCGTCGCGGTCTACAACCTCGCCGACGCCGTCTGGGTCTCGGGCCTCGGTTCCGATGCACTCGCCGGCGTCGGTTTCGTCACCCCCCTCTTCATGATCCTGATGGGCCTCTCCAACGGGCTCGGTGCAGGGGCGACCTCGGTCGTCGCGCGGTGCATCGGGGCGCGCGACAGGGAAGGGGCGGACAACGCGGCCAGCCACGCAATCCTCACGGCGTTCCTCGTCTCCGCCGTACTGACGGTCGTATTCGTCCTCTTCCTCCGCCCCATCGTGGTGTTCCTCGGGGCAGGGCCCGTGACCGATATCTCGGTGGAATACGGGCAGATCGTCTTTTTAGGCACGGTTTTCTTCCTCGTCGTCCAGATGGCCTACGCCGTCCTCAGGGCTGAAGGGGACACGAAGAGGACGATGCACGCGATCGCCATCTCGTCCGTCCTCAACATCGTCCTCGACCCGGTCCTCATCTACTGGGCCGGGCTCGGCGTCGCCGGTGCCGCGATCGCGACGGTCATCTCCATCGCATCTGTCCTCGTCGTGCTCGCCTACTGGTTCCTCGTGAAGCGGGACACGTTCGTCAACCTGAAGGTCAGGGGTTTCTCCCCGGACGTGCGGATATTCCGGTCCATCCTCGGCGTCGGAATCCCGGCGAGCATCGAGTACCTCCTCCTCTCGCTCATGTCCCTCTCGATCAACAGGATCCTCGTCGCGATCGCGGGCACCGACGCGGTCGCCGTCTACACCTCGGGGTGGAGGATCGTGATGTTCGCGATCGTCCCCCTGATAGGGATCGCGGTCTCGGTCATCGCCGTTGCCGGGGCGGCATACGGGGCAAGGGAGTTTGAGAAGATCCGGACCGTGCACAGGTACTCGATCCGCATCGGGATTGCAATCGGCCTCGTGACCGCCCTCCTCACCTACATGCTCGCCCCCCAGATCACCGCGCTCTTCACGTACTCGCCCGGGAGCGCACACCTCTCCCCGGATTTCATCCTCTTCTTCCACACGATGTGCCTCTTTTACCCCTTCATCCCGCTGGGGATGTTCTCTGCCGCCGTATTCCAGGGGACCGGGCACGGCGTCACTTCCCTCGTCATCAGCCTCCTGCGGACGATTGCCTTCATCGTCCTCTTCGCGTACACGCTCGGGCTCGTCCTCAGCCTCGGTGAACTCGGGGTCTACCTCGGGATCGTCGCCGGGAACATCACCGGCGGGCTCGTCGGGTACCTCTGGGCAGGGGTATTCATCGGGCGGCTGGTGCGGACGGGATGA
- a CDS encoding aldehyde ferredoxin oxidoreductase family protein: MDAYAGRIADVDLDRKKVQVTPTPEEWKKKYLGGRGFGARVVTDRVNPRDDPLGAGNVFVLAAGPTTGTGIPLGSRYEISAKSPLTDTLMSSNSGGVFGWKLKKAGFDAVILNGKADKPCYIYLDEGSAEIRDATPYWGKTTHETTEMLLSDLGDTKAKVACIGPAGENHSLLACVVNDMDRAAGRGGGGAVMGAKNVKAIVATGDLPIGVADEERLNVVKERAREKLEKNGICQALTKYGTAVLVNIINEAGILPTRNFQSGHFPHAERVSGEALAEKYLKKNKGCYACIVRCSRVTEVGGEVHEGPEYEPLWAFTADLGIDDLEFATKATWLCNKLGLDAIGTPTAIACAMEMREKGYLNEGPRFGSTEGLLDLICEMAYRKGFGAGLSDGSYRFAARHGHPELSMSVKKQDLPAYDPRGLQGHGLEYATSVRGADHVYGYMVSPEVLGAPVKLDPFTNEGKAQWTKTFQDLTAAIDASGMCLFSSFALDAGDYADLVAAATGMPLSAEAFVQIGERIWNLQRLFNLKAGYTKEDDTLPARLLNEPLREGAPKGRVWQRQPLLDEYYALRGWDKDGVPTRQKLEELGLA, encoded by the coding sequence ATGGACGCATACGCCGGACGGATCGCGGACGTCGACCTGGACAGGAAAAAGGTACAGGTCACGCCGACACCGGAAGAGTGGAAGAAGAAGTACCTCGGCGGGAGGGGATTTGGCGCCCGGGTGGTGACCGACCGCGTGAACCCCCGCGATGACCCCCTCGGGGCGGGGAATGTCTTTGTCCTTGCCGCGGGTCCCACGACCGGGACGGGTATCCCGCTCGGCTCGCGGTACGAGATCAGCGCGAAGTCCCCCCTGACGGACACGCTCATGTCCTCGAACTCGGGGGGTGTCTTTGGGTGGAAGCTCAAGAAGGCAGGGTTCGATGCCGTTATCCTGAACGGGAAGGCGGACAAGCCGTGCTACATCTACCTCGACGAGGGCTCGGCGGAGATCCGGGATGCGACCCCCTACTGGGGGAAGACGACGCACGAGACGACGGAAATGCTCCTCTCGGACCTCGGTGACACGAAGGCGAAGGTCGCCTGCATCGGCCCGGCGGGCGAAAACCACAGCCTGCTCGCCTGCGTGGTCAACGACATGGACAGGGCCGCCGGGAGGGGGGGCGGTGGCGCCGTGATGGGTGCGAAGAACGTGAAGGCGATCGTCGCGACCGGGGACCTCCCGATCGGGGTCGCCGACGAGGAACGCCTCAACGTCGTCAAGGAGAGGGCGAGGGAGAAGCTCGAGAAGAACGGCATATGCCAGGCCCTGACGAAGTACGGGACCGCGGTCCTCGTGAACATCATCAACGAGGCGGGGATCCTACCGACGAGGAATTTCCAGTCGGGGCACTTCCCGCACGCCGAGAGGGTCTCAGGGGAAGCCCTCGCCGAGAAGTACCTCAAGAAGAACAAGGGGTGCTACGCCTGCATCGTGCGGTGCAGCCGGGTCACGGAGGTCGGGGGCGAGGTCCACGAGGGACCGGAATACGAACCGCTCTGGGCATTCACGGCCGACCTCGGCATCGACGACCTCGAGTTCGCGACGAAAGCGACGTGGCTCTGCAACAAGCTCGGCCTCGACGCGATCGGGACGCCGACTGCAATCGCGTGCGCCATGGAGATGAGGGAGAAGGGGTACCTGAACGAGGGACCGCGGTTTGGGTCCACGGAGGGCCTGCTCGACCTGATATGCGAGATGGCGTACCGCAAGGGATTTGGCGCGGGACTCTCCGACGGGTCCTACCGCTTCGCCGCGAGGCACGGGCACCCGGAACTCTCGATGAGCGTGAAGAAGCAGGATCTCCCCGCGTACGATCCCCGCGGCCTCCAAGGACACGGCCTCGAGTACGCGACGTCTGTCCGGGGCGCAGACCACGTCTACGGCTACATGGTCTCCCCCGAGGTCCTCGGTGCGCCCGTGAAGCTCGACCCCTTCACGAACGAGGGGAAGGCCCAGTGGACAAAGACCTTCCAGGACCTCACCGCGGCGATCGACGCGTCCGGCATGTGCCTCTTCTCCTCCTTTGCACTCGACGCAGGCGATTACGCCGACCTCGTCGCCGCGGCGACGGGGATGCCGCTCTCGGCGGAGGCGTTCGTCCAGATCGGGGAGAGGATCTGGAACCTCCAGCGGCTCTTCAACCTGAAGGCCGGCTACACGAAGGAAGACGACACGCTCCCCGCGCGGCTGCTGAACGAACCCCTCCGGGAGGGGGCACCGAAGGGGAGGGTGTGGCAGCGCCAGCCGCTGCTGGACGAGTACTACGCCCTCCGCGGCTGGGACAAGGACGGGGTTCCGACCCGGCAGAAACTGGAGGAGCTCGGGCTCGCGTGA
- a CDS encoding HesA/MoeB/ThiF family protein, with amino-acid sequence MDGGKSGRMTHAAPLSLVERERYLRQIPLIGEEGQEKIRGTAVLIAGAGGLGTVCALMCAYAGFGKIRLVDSDVVERHNLNRQVLYTAADRGLPKVEAAARRLREISPFVSVEPVRTRVEEGTVGSLVRGIDIVVDAMDNYDARYILDDAAFENGIPLVHGAVNGFYGQVSSILPGTSPCLHCIVPHPPPREEVPVIGVTVGAIGSIQVTEAIKIVTGMGRPLAGRMLVWDGLAGEAEVIPVSGDPLCPRCARGGSCA; translated from the coding sequence ATGGACGGGGGGAAAAGCGGGAGAATGACGCACGCGGCACCCCTCTCCCTCGTCGAGAGGGAGAGGTACCTGCGGCAGATCCCGCTCATCGGGGAGGAGGGCCAGGAGAAGATCAGGGGCACCGCCGTGCTGATCGCGGGCGCGGGGGGACTCGGGACGGTGTGTGCCCTCATGTGTGCCTACGCGGGTTTCGGGAAGATCCGCCTCGTGGACAGCGACGTCGTGGAACGCCACAACCTCAACAGGCAGGTCCTCTACACCGCGGCTGACCGGGGCCTGCCGAAGGTGGAGGCTGCCGCACGCAGGCTGCGGGAGATCAGCCCGTTCGTCTCTGTCGAGCCGGTCAGGACGAGGGTCGAGGAGGGGACAGTAGGCTCCCTCGTGCGGGGGATCGACATCGTCGTCGACGCGATGGACAACTACGATGCCCGTTACATCCTCGACGATGCCGCGTTCGAAAACGGGATCCCCCTCGTCCACGGAGCGGTGAACGGTTTCTACGGGCAGGTCTCGTCCATCCTCCCGGGAACCTCCCCCTGCCTCCACTGCATCGTGCCCCACCCGCCCCCCCGCGAGGAGGTCCCGGTCATCGGTGTCACCGTCGGGGCGATCGGGAGCATCCAGGTGACCGAGGCGATAAAGATCGTGACCGGAATGGGGAGACCGCTGGCCGGGCGGATGCTGGTCTGGGACGGCCTCGCGGGAGAGGCAGAGGTGATTCCCGTCTCGGGGGACCCGCTCTGCCCGAGGTGCGCGAGGGGGGGATCGTGCGCGTGA
- a CDS encoding MoaD family protein, translated as MREGGIVRVRVRVKSFAVLRQYVPAETEVELREGSTVRDLLDLLVKRAPGLAAELFDSNGDLKEYVNILRNGRNIHFIGGLTTPLGEGDLVALFPPAGGG; from the coding sequence GTGCGCGAGGGGGGGATCGTGCGCGTGAGGGTCCGCGTGAAATCCTTTGCCGTCCTGCGGCAGTACGTCCCCGCGGAGACGGAGGTCGAACTCCGCGAGGGATCGACCGTCCGCGACCTCCTCGACCTGCTCGTGAAACGTGCCCCGGGACTCGCGGCCGAACTCTTCGACAGCAACGGGGACCTCAAGGAGTACGTGAACATCCTGCGGAACGGGAGGAACATCCACTTCATCGGTGGCCTTACGACCCCCCTCGGGGAAGGGGACCTCGTCGCCCTGTTCCCGCCCGCGGGGGGAGGGTAA
- a CDS encoding cytochrome c biogenesis protein CcdA: MKPDRSDGKAILLFILLASVLVQATYATEDPAMEGGGAIPLGPDHRFSENGPVVVMFYNPHCGDCMRTLPFVQEWAGRHPELEIHLLDIKENFEYWKLFAVYKEAYATGSIPVPAVFVGDRFLVGYEEITTGLEDAVREQEGSFTSPLAHPVVSWPVNLSAGELTIPVVIVAGLADGINPCAFSVLILLLVGLSCAGSRKRMVLAGICFIGSVFVFYFLSGLGLFYVVQSAGISRAIGILAAGIAFFIGAASLYEGLTGGRVPGLAIPESRKGVIGEYIGKASVPASLVLGILVGMFELPCTGGIYLAILSLIADRMTIAEGIPLLLVYNASFVLPLVLILAGVTLGVQTETLDRWRVEHRRAVRVVMGLVLVGLGVLLAHSLLA; encoded by the coding sequence GTGAAGCCAGACAGAAGCGACGGAAAGGCCATCCTCCTCTTCATCCTCCTCGCGTCCGTCCTCGTACAAGCGACATACGCCACCGAGGATCCCGCCATGGAGGGGGGCGGTGCAATCCCCCTCGGCCCGGACCACAGGTTCTCGGAGAACGGCCCGGTCGTCGTGATGTTCTACAACCCGCACTGCGGCGACTGCATGAGGACACTGCCCTTCGTCCAGGAATGGGCGGGCAGGCACCCTGAGCTCGAGATCCACCTCCTCGACATAAAGGAGAATTTCGAGTACTGGAAGCTCTTCGCGGTCTACAAGGAGGCCTACGCGACGGGGTCGATCCCTGTCCCGGCGGTCTTCGTCGGTGACCGTTTCCTCGTCGGCTACGAGGAGATCACCACGGGGCTCGAAGACGCAGTCCGGGAACAGGAGGGATCCTTCACATCCCCTCTCGCGCACCCCGTGGTGTCCTGGCCGGTGAACCTCTCGGCAGGTGAGCTGACGATCCCCGTTGTCATCGTCGCGGGCCTCGCCGACGGGATCAACCCTTGCGCGTTCTCTGTCCTCATCCTCCTCCTCGTCGGCCTCTCGTGCGCGGGATCGAGGAAGAGGATGGTCCTCGCGGGGATCTGCTTCATCGGGAGCGTCTTTGTCTTCTACTTCCTCTCGGGCCTCGGCCTCTTCTACGTCGTGCAGAGTGCCGGGATATCGAGGGCGATAGGGATCCTCGCGGCAGGGATCGCCTTCTTCATCGGTGCCGCATCCCTCTATGAAGGGCTCACGGGCGGGAGGGTGCCGGGCCTCGCGATCCCCGAGTCCCGGAAGGGCGTCATCGGGGAATACATCGGGAAGGCATCTGTCCCTGCCTCCCTCGTCCTCGGTATCCTCGTGGGGATGTTCGAGCTCCCCTGCACGGGCGGAATTTACCTCGCGATCCTCTCCCTCATCGCCGACAGGATGACAATCGCGGAGGGAATCCCCCTCCTCCTCGTCTACAACGCGTCATTCGTCCTCCCGCTCGTCCTGATCCTCGCTGGAGTTACCCTCGGCGTCCAGACAGAGACACTCGACCGGTGGAGGGTCGAACACAGGCGGGCGGTCCGCGTCGTCATGGGACTCGTCCTCGTCGGGCTCGGGGTCCTCCTCGCCCACTCGCTCCTCGCGTGA